CTTCACGGATTTTGTAACCAATTTTCTCCTCACGAGTATCTAATTCAACACGAATACCAGCACGGCGTAATTCGTCTTGTACTTTCTTCGCATAGTCTAAATGTACTTGCGGAGAAACTGGAATTACTTGTACTTGAACTGGAGCTAACCAAGTTGGGAATGCACCTTTGTATTCTTCAATTAAGAAGGCTACGAAACGTTCCATAGTTGATACAACACCACGGTGAATTACAACTGGACGATGTTGTTTACCATCTTCACCAACGTAAGATAATTCAAAGCGTTCTGGAAGTAAGAAGTCTAATTGTACAGTTGAAAGTGTTTCGTCTTTTCCAAGAGCAGTACGAACTTGAACGTCAAGTTTTGGACCATAGAATGCCGCTTCACCTTCAGCTTCATAGTAATCAAGACCCATTTCATCCATAGCTTCTTTTAACATACCTTGTGCTTTTTCCCACATCTCATCATCAGCATAATACTTTTTAGTATCTGCTGGGTCACGATAAGATAGACGGAATGAATAGTTCTCTAAACCGAAATCTTTGTACACTTCTAGAGTTAAGTTTACAACACGTTTTAACTCTTCTTTAATTTGATCTGGGCGAACGAAAATGTGCGCATCGTTTAAAGTCATTCCGCGTACACGTTGTAAGCCAGATAACGCGCCTGACATTTCATAACGGTGCATTGTTCCAAGTTCCGCAATACGGATTGGTAATTCACGATAGCTGTGAATATCGTTTTTATAAACCATCATGTGGTGAGGGCAGTTCATTGGACGAAGAACTAACTCTTCATTATCCATTTCCATTGATGGGAACATACCATCACGGTAGTGGTTCCAGTGTCCAGAAGTTTCATAAAGCTCTCTGCTTCCTAGTACTGGAGTGTATACGTGATCATAGCCTAAGCTTGCTTCTTTATCAACGATATAACGCTCGATAATGCGGCGGATTGTTGCACCCTTTGGTAACCAAAGTGGTAAACCTTGTCCTACTTTTTGGCTATTAGTAAATAATTTTAATTCTTTACCTAATTTACGGTGATCGCGCTCTTTCGCTTCTTCAAGCATACGTAAGTACTCATCTAATTCTGCTTTCTTAACGAATGCAGTACCGTAAATACGTTGTAGCATTTTATTATTGCTATCGCCGCGCCAGTAAGCACCCGCAACGCTTAATAATTTAAATACTTTAATTTTCCCTGTAGATGGAAGGTGAACACCACGGCAAAGGTCGAAGAATTCGCCTTGCTCATAGATTGAAATAACAGCATCTTCTGGAAGATCGTTAATTAAATCTAATTTTAACTCATCGCCGATTTCTTCAAAACGACGAATTGCTTCTGCACGTGGTACTTCATGACGAACGATTTCTAAGTTCTCGTTCACAATTTTTTGCATTTCTTTTTCGATTTTCTTGAAGTCTTCAACTGTAATTGCTTCTTCCATATCAATATCGTAGTAGAAGCCATTTTCAATTACTGGACCAATGCCAAGCTCAACCTTAACATCTTTATATAAACGTTTTAACGCTTGTGCTAAAAGGTGGGCTGTTGAGTGGCGTAAAATATATAAGCCATCTTCAGAATCTAATGTAATGATAGAAACTGCACCATCTTCTTCGATTGGTGTAACAAGATCGATCATCTCATCGTTTAATTTTCCAGCCACAGCTTTTTTCTTTAAGCCTGAGCTAATAGAAGCTGCGATTTCTTCAGTTGTTACGCCTTTTGGAAACTCCTTCACAGCTCCATCAGGGAAAGTAATTTTAACTACATCTGCCATCACTGGTCACTCCTCTTTTTCTCAAAATAAAAAACACTCATCCCGTAAAAAGGGACGAGTGTTGAATTCGTGGTTCCACCCTTGTTCCAATTAACCTTATTGTTAATTGCTCAAGTTCAACATAACGGTGTTGTCCGTTAGCAATTACTAGAAAAATCGTTCACTGCTAAAGTTTAGAGGTGGTAAGTAATAATCCCGTACTAGGAAGCTCACACCCTAAGGCTTCCCTCTCTGAAAATCGTAGAAAACTACTCATGTCCTCATCATGACATTTCAATATATTTCATTTATGTAGGTAATTATATGCTCAAAAACTTAGAAAATCAAGGGCGTTACCTTTATTTTTTAAATTTTTCACATTGCGCTCAAACTCATGTAATCCATGTAATTGTACCCGTTCTTGAAATACATTTCGCAAAGTAATAATCATATTATGGTCTTGTTCTTTCGTATATAAATAAATTTTTTTCGGCGAAATAGAAA
This Bacillus paramycoides DNA region includes the following protein-coding sequences:
- the thrS gene encoding threonine--tRNA ligase; the protein is MADVVKITFPDGAVKEFPKGVTTEEIAASISSGLKKKAVAGKLNDEMIDLVTPIEEDGAVSIITLDSEDGLYILRHSTAHLLAQALKRLYKDVKVELGIGPVIENGFYYDIDMEEAITVEDFKKIEKEMQKIVNENLEIVRHEVPRAEAIRRFEEIGDELKLDLINDLPEDAVISIYEQGEFFDLCRGVHLPSTGKIKVFKLLSVAGAYWRGDSNNKMLQRIYGTAFVKKAELDEYLRMLEEAKERDHRKLGKELKLFTNSQKVGQGLPLWLPKGATIRRIIERYIVDKEASLGYDHVYTPVLGSRELYETSGHWNHYRDGMFPSMEMDNEELVLRPMNCPHHMMVYKNDIHSYRELPIRIAELGTMHRYEMSGALSGLQRVRGMTLNDAHIFVRPDQIKEELKRVVNLTLEVYKDFGLENYSFRLSYRDPADTKKYYADDEMWEKAQGMLKEAMDEMGLDYYEAEGEAAFYGPKLDVQVRTALGKDETLSTVQLDFLLPERFELSYVGEDGKQHRPVVIHRGVVSTMERFVAFLIEEYKGAFPTWLAPVQVQVIPVSPQVHLDYAKKVQDELRRAGIRVELDTREEKIGYKIREAQMQKIPYMLVVGDNEVTENGVNVRKYGEQKSETIALDAFVDMIKVEGKR